From the genome of Candidatus Jidaibacter acanthamoeba, one region includes:
- the tolQ gene encoding protein TolQ, translating to MPAIFTLITAAPVDRVISSVDKVANQTVHAAPKFSFLGLFFQADFVVQTVMVLLLLASVWSWAIIFNKTISLKAIKFRMNRFENEFWSGASLDKLFRQVKNKQDHPLAIIFSAAIDEWNTRNAKNIGSDSSLRASAKERIHQAMQVAANKALDNIEKNLNFLATVGSSAPFIGLFGTVWGIMVSFQSIAVSKNTSLAVVAPGIAEALLATALGLAAAIPAVIFYNKFASEVNRISNKVDAFSMELSSMISRELDNQ from the coding sequence ATGCCTGCAATTTTCACCCTCATTACCGCTGCACCCGTAGATCGTGTCATATCTTCGGTAGATAAGGTTGCTAATCAAACCGTACATGCTGCTCCAAAATTTTCATTTTTAGGGCTTTTTTTTCAAGCTGATTTTGTTGTTCAAACAGTAATGGTGCTATTGTTACTCGCTTCAGTGTGGAGCTGGGCTATTATTTTTAATAAAACAATCTCATTAAAAGCTATTAAATTTAGGATGAACCGTTTTGAAAATGAGTTTTGGTCGGGTGCATCTTTGGATAAACTTTTCAGGCAAGTTAAAAATAAGCAGGATCACCCGCTTGCTATTATATTTTCAGCTGCTATTGATGAATGGAATACCAGAAACGCTAAGAACATCGGTTCTGATTCAAGCCTAAGAGCTAGCGCCAAAGAAAGGATACATCAGGCGATGCAAGTTGCCGCCAACAAAGCTTTAGATAATATTGAAAAAAACTTAAACTTCCTAGCTACAGTCGGCTCAAGTGCACCGTTTATCGGCCTGTTCGGCACCGTGTGGGGGATCATGGTAAGCTTCCAATCAATTGCAGTTTCAAAGAATACCAGCTTAGCAGTTGTTGCCCCCGGAATTGCCGAAGCATTGCTTGCAACCGCTTTAGGGCTCGCTGCCGCTATACCAGCGGTAATTTTTTATAATAAATTTGCTTCGGAAGTAAACAGAATTTCAAACAAGGTTGATGCTTTCTCAATGGAATTAAGCTCAATGATTTCAAGAGAATTGGATAATCAATAA
- a CDS encoding capsule biosynthesis protein yields the protein MRKVRKFLFLQGPHGSFFKRLAQELQKEGHKTIRVNFNGGDWIDYPKGIAYKHSMKMWPEWLYNFTLHNEITDIVLYGDCRPLHRLAILRLKGSNIKINVFEEGYIRPHWITYELDGVNGYSQIQEQINKIIEDRRNDQPFVDSFIPIKYNMRYMMRYCIRYYLFKWLGVLFFPRYKNHRPVNSLYEAIMWIKRFFILKLKRRFVLKKARYLTQSNTKYYLFLMQLYTDYQIREHSPYTSMKHTLIETIYSFAKFAPTYTKLVIKNHPLDSGQKNYGKLIKNICNELGISGRIIYLDGGNLPALLEGSLAVVTVNSTAGLQAIHHKKPLKVLGTAIYNSEELVNNATLDEFWNNYKKPNQQAYTRFKNYLMRKNQINGSFYDPEGVNQLLQQIVKKLCN from the coding sequence ATGAGAAAGGTACGGAAATTTCTTTTTCTTCAAGGCCCTCACGGCTCATTTTTTAAGCGTCTAGCTCAGGAATTGCAAAAAGAGGGGCATAAAACAATAAGGGTAAATTTTAACGGCGGCGATTGGATAGATTACCCCAAAGGAATAGCTTACAAACATTCTATGAAAATGTGGCCGGAATGGTTATACAACTTTACTCTTCATAATGAAATAACCGATATAGTTTTATATGGAGATTGTCGCCCCCTACATCGTCTGGCTATTTTACGCTTAAAAGGAAGCAATATAAAAATTAATGTATTTGAAGAAGGGTATATTCGCCCCCATTGGATAACTTATGAGCTTGATGGGGTTAATGGTTATTCTCAAATTCAAGAACAGATAAATAAAATAATTGAAGATAGAAGAAATGATCAGCCTTTCGTTGATTCATTTATTCCAATAAAATACAACATGCGTTATATGATGAGATATTGCATACGCTATTATTTGTTTAAATGGTTAGGCGTATTATTTTTTCCTCGTTACAAAAACCATCGTCCAGTTAATTCATTGTATGAAGCAATCATGTGGATTAAGCGCTTTTTTATTTTGAAACTAAAAAGGCGATTTGTGCTTAAGAAAGCTCGCTACCTTACTCAATCAAATACTAAATACTATTTATTTTTAATGCAGCTTTATACAGACTATCAAATCCGTGAGCATAGTCCTTATACTTCAATGAAGCATACTCTGATAGAAACTATTTACTCATTTGCAAAATTTGCGCCCACCTATACTAAATTGGTCATAAAAAATCATCCGCTCGATAGTGGGCAGAAAAATTACGGCAAACTAATAAAAAATATTTGTAATGAGCTAGGCATCAGCGGAAGAATTATATATTTAGACGGCGGCAATCTTCCTGCGTTATTAGAGGGCTCACTTGCCGTAGTTACGGTGAACAGCACGGCAGGCCTACAGGCAATCCATCATAAAAAGCCGTTAAAAGTGCTTGGCACTGCAATTTATAATAGTGAAGAACTTGTCAATAACGCTACCCTTGATGAGTTTTGGAATAATTATAAAAAACCTAATCAACAAGCTTACACAAGGTTTAAAAATTATCTTATGCGAAAAAACCAAATTAACGGTAGCTTCTATGATCCCGAGGGGGTTAACCAATTATTGCAACAAATAGTTAAAAAGCTTTGTAATTAA
- a CDS encoding ribonucleotide-diphosphate reductase subunit beta: MSLLDAAPIFKPFSYPWAYDAWKVQQQIHWLPEEVPMADDVKDWKKNLTESERHLLTQIFRFFTQADIEVNNCYMKHYAKVFKPTEVQMMLAAFSNMETIHIDAYSHLLDTLGMPEVEYQAFMKYKELKDKYDYMQQFNSDSKEDIAKTLAVFGAFTEGLQLFASFAMLLNFQRFGKMKGMGQIVAWSVRDETLHTNYIIRLFRTFISENQEVYTESFKQFLVDACQTIVSHEDAFIDLAFEFDGAVQGLTASDVKRYIRYIADRRITQLGLNPVYHIERNPLPWLDEILNAPEHTNFFENRVTEYARAATKGTWDEAFSAA, translated from the coding sequence ATGTCTTTATTAGATGCAGCTCCAATATTTAAGCCTTTTTCTTATCCTTGGGCATATGATGCTTGGAAGGTACAGCAACAAATCCACTGGTTACCTGAAGAAGTGCCGATGGCAGATGATGTTAAAGATTGGAAAAAGAACCTTACCGAGAGTGAAAGGCATTTACTTACCCAAATTTTCAGATTTTTCACCCAAGCAGATATTGAAGTGAATAACTGCTATATGAAGCATTATGCAAAAGTGTTTAAGCCGACTGAAGTACAAATGATGCTTGCCGCATTCTCTAACATGGAAACTATTCATATTGATGCTTATTCTCACCTCCTGGATACTTTAGGGATGCCTGAGGTAGAATATCAAGCCTTTATGAAATATAAAGAGCTTAAGGATAAGTATGACTATATGCAGCAGTTTAATTCCGACTCTAAGGAAGATATTGCAAAAACTCTAGCAGTATTTGGAGCTTTCACTGAAGGATTGCAGTTGTTTGCCTCGTTTGCAATGCTGCTTAATTTCCAAAGATTCGGGAAAATGAAGGGTATGGGTCAGATTGTAGCATGGAGTGTCAGAGATGAAACTTTGCATACTAATTATATAATTCGTTTATTCAGAACATTTATTAGTGAAAACCAGGAAGTCTATACAGAAAGCTTTAAGCAGTTTTTAGTAGATGCATGTCAGACTATTGTTTCTCATGAAGATGCATTTATTGACCTTGCGTTTGAATTTGACGGTGCCGTGCAAGGTTTAACCGCAAGTGACGTTAAGCGCTATATCAGATATATTGCAGACCGCAGGATTACTCAATTAGGTTTAAATCCGGTTTATCATATAGAACGTAATCCGCTTCCATGGCTGGATGAAATACTGAATGCTCCGGAACATACTAACTTCTTTGAAAACAGGGTTACCGAATATGCGAGAGCTGCCACTAAGGGAACTTGGGATGAAGCCTTTTCAGCAGCATAG
- the miaA gene encoding tRNA (adenosine(37)-N6)-dimethylallyltransferase MiaA, producing MNKKILVICGATASGKSAYAIEQALKRNGIILNADSMQIYKYIPILTAQPSKKDLSIVPHELYGGVEIDAEFSVGKWLSLVVPRIKEILTIGKTPILVGGTGLYLKSLIEGFAVIPQISSETKEYIADIRAKHTNSELHAMLETRDITLYNRLKTNDTKRILRGLEVYHETKKPLSEWQISNHTSFFNRSLFSITLINPERQVIYNNCNRRFIKMLENGAIEEVKFIMENYPDIRYPEAIGLKEIISYLKNECTLKEATVKAQQLTRNYAKRQLTWLKHQMKYDTMIEST from the coding sequence ATGAATAAAAAGATATTAGTTATCTGCGGTGCTACCGCTTCCGGCAAATCCGCATATGCAATTGAGCAGGCACTAAAAAGAAATGGTATAATTTTAAATGCCGACTCTATGCAAATATATAAATATATTCCTATACTTACCGCCCAACCGAGCAAAAAAGATTTGAGCATTGTGCCGCATGAATTATATGGCGGGGTTGAAATTGACGCAGAATTTTCGGTAGGCAAATGGCTAAGCCTAGTAGTACCTAGAATAAAAGAAATATTAACAATAGGAAAAACACCGATTTTAGTCGGCGGCACCGGTTTATATCTAAAGTCCCTAATCGAAGGATTTGCAGTTATTCCACAAATCTCTTCGGAAACCAAAGAATACATAGCTGATATCAGAGCTAAACACACAAATTCAGAGCTTCATGCAATGCTTGAGACTAGGGATATTACCTTATACAATAGGCTAAAAACCAATGACACGAAAAGAATATTGCGTGGGCTTGAAGTTTACCATGAAACCAAAAAACCCCTTTCGGAATGGCAAATAAGTAACCATACCTCTTTCTTTAATAGAAGTTTATTTTCCATAACCCTAATTAACCCTGAACGTCAAGTTATATATAATAACTGCAACCGAAGATTTATTAAAATGCTGGAAAACGGTGCGATTGAAGAGGTTAAATTCATTATGGAAAATTATCCTGATATTAGATACCCTGAAGCAATCGGTCTTAAAGAAATTATATCATACCTCAAAAATGAATGCACGTTAAAGGAGGCAACTGTTAAAGCACAGCAGTTAACCAGAAATTATGCAAAGCGCCAGCTAACTTGGCTTAAACATCAGATGAAGTATGATACTATGATAGAAAGTACCTGA
- a CDS encoding ABC transporter ATP-binding protein: protein MIKLENISKSYHTKHGTKILFKNLFLDMPLRQNIAILGKNGVGKSTLLRIIAGIEEPNSGNIIRDARISWPIGFSGGFNGSLSGEENCFFVSRIYGEEIKRVAEFVKIFSELEDYFYMPFKTYSAGMKARLAFGLSMALEFDIYLVDEITAVGDAAFQKKCRDAFAERRKRSNVIMVSHNFDILKEYCSLVAILESGKITLYDNIDKAIEIYKKSLNQNE from the coding sequence ATGATTAAATTAGAAAATATTAGTAAGTCTTATCATACTAAGCATGGTACTAAAATTTTATTTAAGAACCTATTTTTAGATATGCCTCTTCGACAAAACATTGCAATATTAGGCAAAAACGGCGTAGGTAAATCTACATTGCTCAGAATAATAGCTGGTATTGAAGAACCCAACTCAGGCAACATTATAAGAGATGCACGTATATCATGGCCTATAGGCTTTTCAGGCGGCTTTAACGGATCATTAAGCGGAGAGGAAAACTGCTTTTTTGTTTCCCGCATATATGGAGAAGAGATTAAAAGGGTAGCTGAATTTGTTAAAATTTTCTCAGAGCTTGAAGATTATTTTTATATGCCCTTTAAAACTTATTCAGCCGGCATGAAAGCAAGACTCGCTTTCGGGTTGAGTATGGCCTTGGAATTTGATATTTATTTAGTTGATGAAATTACTGCCGTAGGAGATGCTGCATTTCAGAAAAAATGCCGTGATGCTTTTGCGGAAAGAAGAAAGAGATCAAATGTAATTATGGTTTCACATAACTTTGATATTTTAAAAGAATATTGTTCGCTGGTTGCAATTTTAGAAAGCGGAAAAATTACCTTATATGACAACATTGACAAAGCTATAGAAATTTATAAAAAGAGTTTAAATCAAAATGAGTAA
- a CDS encoding capsular polysaccharide biosynthesis protein: protein MNIGTTSKGIYNIPHLKYFFPQEVNLFLINRFSQTRADMVVGWGNKPSSVNAKKYAVKYKVPYTSLEDGFIRSLAPAKICPSPLSIIFDDIGIYYDASKPSQLENFIAANEVTGYDLERAKNLIRIIKQHKISKYNHAPENLSILKKVENYVLVIDQTYNDLSVSGSLSSAITFQNMLEAAFDENPGTTVLVKTHPEVVAGYKKGYLTELAKQYQCQIISEAINPWSLLSYAQKVYTVSSQMGFEALMAEKTVRCFGLPFYAGWGLSIDEQTTSRRNQKRNLYEIFIAAYLKYSIYLNPFTLQKCELEEILPIISLWKDINRQNIDIKACTHISKWKQKSVTNFLKSTEAKPRYYSSIKKAVADSKTNEVSAWASKLKPEEILNFRKQGVRLNQIEDGFLRSVGLGANLITPQSIVIDKRGIYYDHHSPSDLECIIQNTDFSDEIILRAKNIIKSLNELEITKYNVGFKNTKPLTLPPDKLKILVVGQVENDASIKLGTVDIKTNLDLLKTVREKNPLSFIIYKPHPDCVAGQRRGMISNNTTIQYADLILDDISIIKLIDECDEVHTLTSLTGFEALIRGKRVNCYGLPFYSGWGLTNDLYKCLRRNRQVTIEELVAGTLIIYPRYLDPKTNLWCSVEVIIDRLNEMKQKGVTLSKLTQLRTLFGKLKRMRISV, encoded by the coding sequence ATGAACATCGGCACAACTTCCAAGGGCATATATAACATTCCTCATCTAAAATACTTTTTCCCTCAAGAAGTAAACCTTTTTCTCATTAACCGTTTTAGTCAAACAAGGGCTGATATGGTAGTCGGCTGGGGCAATAAGCCTAGTTCAGTAAATGCAAAAAAATATGCTGTAAAATATAAAGTACCCTATACAAGTTTAGAAGATGGGTTTATCAGGTCACTGGCACCGGCAAAAATTTGCCCCTCTCCCCTTTCAATTATATTTGATGATATCGGCATTTATTATGATGCTTCCAAGCCTTCACAACTAGAAAACTTCATAGCAGCTAATGAAGTTACCGGTTATGATTTAGAGCGTGCTAAAAACTTAATCAGAATAATAAAGCAACATAAAATCAGTAAATATAATCATGCACCGGAAAATTTATCTATTCTTAAAAAGGTAGAAAATTATGTTTTAGTGATTGACCAAACTTATAATGATTTATCGGTTTCAGGTAGTTTAAGTAGTGCAATTACTTTTCAAAATATGTTGGAAGCGGCATTTGATGAAAACCCCGGCACAACTGTTTTAGTTAAAACCCATCCTGAGGTTGTAGCCGGATATAAAAAGGGATACCTCACGGAATTGGCGAAGCAATACCAATGCCAAATTATTTCCGAGGCTATAAACCCTTGGAGCTTACTCTCTTATGCACAAAAAGTTTATACCGTTTCCAGCCAAATGGGTTTTGAAGCCTTAATGGCCGAAAAAACAGTTCGTTGCTTCGGACTACCCTTTTATGCCGGTTGGGGCTTAAGCATAGATGAACAAACTACAAGCAGGAGAAATCAAAAACGGAACTTATATGAGATTTTTATTGCTGCATATTTAAAATATTCCATTTATCTCAACCCTTTTACTTTACAAAAATGCGAGTTGGAAGAAATCCTGCCTATAATTTCTCTATGGAAAGATATCAACCGACAAAATATAGATATAAAAGCTTGCACTCACATATCTAAATGGAAACAAAAAAGTGTAACAAATTTTTTAAAAAGCACTGAAGCTAAGCCTAGGTACTACTCTTCTATAAAGAAAGCTGTAGCGGACAGCAAAACAAATGAGGTTTCAGCTTGGGCTTCTAAGCTCAAGCCGGAGGAAATATTAAACTTTAGAAAACAAGGAGTTAGACTAAACCAAATTGAAGACGGTTTTTTAAGATCAGTCGGCTTAGGAGCAAACCTTATAACCCCTCAATCAATCGTGATAGATAAGAGGGGAATATATTATGATCACCACTCTCCTTCCGACTTAGAATGCATTATTCAAAACACCGATTTTTCTGATGAAATAATTTTACGAGCGAAAAATATTATTAAATCACTAAATGAGCTGGAGATCACCAAATACAATGTTGGTTTCAAAAATACTAAGCCTCTTACTTTACCACCTGATAAGTTAAAAATTTTGGTGGTTGGCCAGGTGGAAAATGATGCCTCAATAAAACTCGGTACAGTAGATATAAAAACTAATCTTGATTTGTTAAAAACGGTCAGAGAAAAAAACCCCCTTTCCTTTATTATATATAAACCGCATCCTGATTGTGTCGCCGGGCAAAGACGAGGCATGATCAGCAATAATACTACAATTCAATATGCTGATTTAATACTTGATGATATTTCAATCATTAAGCTTATTGACGAATGTGATGAAGTGCATACTCTTACCTCTCTTACCGGTTTTGAGGCACTGATCAGAGGAAAGCGTGTAAACTGCTACGGCCTTCCCTTTTACTCCGGGTGGGGCTTAACTAATGATTTATATAAATGCTTAAGAAGAAACCGGCAGGTGACTATTGAGGAATTGGTAGCAGGAACTCTGATTATTTATCCCAGATATTTAGATCCTAAAACAAATCTATGGTGCTCGGTAGAGGTGATTATAGATAGGCTAAATGAAATGAAACAAAAGGGTGTTACATTATCCAAACTAACGCAATTGCGTACACTTTTCGGAAAGCTTAAAAGAATGAGGATATCGGTATGA
- the tolR gene encoding protein TolR, whose translation MAANLFRNTSTRTRRVLNSEINVTPFVDVMLVLLVIFMVTSPMLVAGVNVDLPKTKSSPLSGQDEPLAITIDKKGNIYLQENKINIEELPKKLEAVLGEKKDTRIFVRGDQSANYGKVVVVFSSLKEAGFNNVALVTQAHSTP comes from the coding sequence ATGGCTGCAAATCTTTTCCGAAACACCTCAACCCGTACAAGGCGCGTGCTAAACAGCGAGATAAACGTTACGCCTTTCGTTGATGTTATGCTGGTACTGCTGGTGATATTTATGGTTACTTCACCAATGCTTGTCGCAGGAGTAAACGTTGACCTTCCGAAAACTAAATCTTCCCCGCTTTCCGGCCAGGATGAGCCACTTGCAATCACAATTGATAAGAAGGGAAACATTTATTTACAAGAAAATAAAATAAATATTGAGGAGCTGCCTAAGAAATTGGAAGCAGTGCTCGGTGAAAAAAAGGATACCAGAATATTTGTGCGTGGAGATCAAAGTGCAAATTATGGTAAGGTAGTGGTAGTTTTCAGTTCATTAAAAGAAGCCGGGTTTAATAACGTTGCGCTTGTAACCCAAGCACACTCCACCCCTTAG
- a CDS encoding DMT family transporter: MQNRYYLGVSFKLLNLLIFTTISLGLLAKSKTLNPIEEFFIICLSGTLFLLPWVVFTKAKHLRVKNYWGYILRALFSIIGMVAWIESLKSLGANEATLIAYLNPLFTLVLASLLGEEKLKQTALLAVVLCILIVIYTLKIEADKFNMWGIFIGFCSALAWSFYEIICKKQSYSEHFLTQAFYTLLFGMLIMIPYVISNNTFSKVIELEIIGMLGILRVLNIICLFLAYKFAPINILAPFGYFRLVFMAVGSFLVFHNTPALSVIFAAIIIIAINIYIFNIQKLRTK; encoded by the coding sequence ATGCAAAACAGATATTACCTAGGAGTTAGTTTTAAACTTCTTAATTTGCTGATTTTTACCACTATCTCCTTAGGGCTGCTCGCGAAAAGCAAAACGTTGAATCCGATTGAAGAATTTTTTATTATTTGCCTTTCCGGCACCTTATTTCTATTACCTTGGGTAGTATTCACCAAAGCAAAGCACCTTAGGGTAAAAAACTATTGGGGCTATATCTTAAGAGCTTTATTTAGCATTATAGGTATGGTTGCCTGGATTGAATCCTTAAAAAGTCTTGGTGCTAATGAAGCAACCTTAATAGCTTATCTTAATCCATTATTTACCTTAGTCCTTGCCTCTCTCCTAGGAGAAGAAAAACTCAAACAAACTGCGCTCTTAGCTGTAGTATTATGCATTCTAATCGTGATTTACACCCTAAAAATTGAAGCTGATAAATTTAATATGTGGGGTATATTCATCGGGTTTTGTTCAGCTTTAGCTTGGTCGTTTTATGAAATAATTTGTAAAAAACAATCTTATTCCGAACATTTTCTAACTCAAGCTTTTTATACCCTTTTATTCGGAATGCTTATAATGATTCCTTATGTGATAAGTAACAACACATTTAGCAAAGTTATTGAACTTGAGATAATAGGAATGTTGGGTATTCTAAGGGTGCTCAACATAATCTGCTTATTTTTAGCTTATAAATTTGCCCCTATTAATATTTTAGCACCGTTCGGTTATTTTAGATTAGTATTTATGGCAGTAGGCAGCTTCCTCGTCTTCCATAACACCCCTGCCCTAAGCGTTATATTTGCGGCAATTATAATAATTGCTATTAATATTTATATTTTTAATATACAAAAATTAAGAACAAAATAA
- a CDS encoding ABC transporter permease — translation MLKGFLVQCDVIKALVLREARTRFGNNCLGFLWAFIEPIICIITFYGVFYFLNRSTFYGSNIISFITTGLIPFMLFRQITIAAMNAIDANKALLFYPQVKLLDLIIARSLLEIGTIVSVFIVLMLLNCIYINNFQIDNPLNVLMALFTTGFFAMSCGLIFSGLSIYSDTVKRVVPPVIRVLFYISGIFFSISSLSNNLKSILLINPILHLVEMLRSGWFITYESNEYSCRYVLYISIYLTFIGLALLNFSKNKLELT, via the coding sequence TTGCTTAAAGGTTTTTTAGTACAGTGCGACGTTATTAAAGCGTTAGTTTTAAGAGAGGCACGTACCAGGTTCGGAAACAACTGTTTAGGGTTTCTTTGGGCTTTTATCGAGCCTATAATTTGTATTATTACCTTCTATGGGGTTTTTTATTTTTTAAACCGCTCAACATTCTATGGTTCGAATATAATAAGCTTCATAACCACCGGGTTAATTCCTTTTATGTTATTTAGGCAAATAACCATTGCAGCAATGAATGCCATTGATGCAAACAAAGCCCTTCTATTTTATCCGCAAGTTAAGCTTTTAGATTTAATCATTGCGCGGAGCCTTCTTGAGATCGGCACGATAGTTAGCGTCTTTATTGTGCTTATGCTTTTAAATTGCATATATATAAATAACTTTCAAATTGATAATCCGTTAAATGTTTTAATGGCTCTCTTTACTACCGGCTTTTTTGCAATGAGTTGCGGCTTAATATTTTCCGGACTAAGTATTTATAGTGATACGGTAAAGCGGGTAGTACCCCCTGTTATCAGAGTATTATTTTATATCTCAGGTATATTTTTCAGCATCTCCTCTCTCTCTAATAATTTGAAATCAATACTTTTAATCAATCCTATTTTACATCTGGTTGAGATGCTGAGAAGCGGTTGGTTTATCACCTATGAAAGCAATGAATATAGTTGCCGATATGTGCTTTATATTTCGATATATCTGACTTTTATCGGTTTAGCTTTATTAAATTTTTCTAAGAATAAGCTTGAGCTCACATGA
- a CDS encoding NAD kinase: MSKYKRIGVMADLNSIVALNAYKEIMKKYDFIDAMSVSPQECDLVITIGGDGMMLKALHRYMDHSTPIYGMNRGSVGFLMNDYVFEDLLDHIDKAVETRLYPLEMRAETLEGEIHAALAVNEVSLLRETNQAAKIRIFVNDEVRLDCLVADGVLIATPAGSSAYNFAAYGPIIPLDANILALTPICPFRPRRWRGALLSHKSRVRLEVLEADKRPVSAVADSTEVRNVRSVEITERKDKVLKILFDKQNMFEERVMKEQFSSE; this comes from the coding sequence ATGAGTAAATATAAACGCATCGGAGTAATGGCTGATCTTAATTCCATCGTAGCGCTAAATGCCTATAAGGAAATCATGAAAAAATATGATTTTATTGATGCTATGAGCGTCTCTCCTCAGGAGTGTGATTTAGTGATCACTATCGGAGGTGACGGCATGATGCTTAAGGCGCTGCATAGATATATGGATCACAGCACTCCAATTTACGGGATGAATAGAGGTTCGGTCGGCTTTTTGATGAATGATTATGTATTTGAGGACTTATTAGATCATATTGACAAAGCAGTGGAAACAAGGCTCTATCCTTTAGAGATGAGAGCAGAAACGTTAGAAGGTGAAATACATGCAGCGCTTGCAGTTAATGAGGTATCGCTGCTCAGGGAAACTAACCAAGCTGCAAAGATCAGAATCTTTGTAAACGACGAAGTTAGGCTGGATTGCTTAGTTGCTGATGGTGTTTTAATCGCGACACCTGCCGGAAGTAGTGCTTATAACTTTGCTGCATATGGACCGATCATTCCTCTTGACGCCAATATTTTAGCGCTTACTCCGATTTGTCCTTTTAGGCCGAGAAGGTGGAGAGGTGCGCTTTTATCTCATAAAAGCCGGGTACGGCTTGAAGTATTGGAGGCGGATAAACGCCCGGTGAGCGCGGTTGCGGATTCTACCGAAGTTAGAAATGTGAGATCGGTAGAAATAACTGAAAGGAAAGATAAGGTGCTTAAGATTTTGTTTGATAAACAGAATATGTTTGAAGAAAGAGTGATGAAGGAACAGTTTAGTAGTGAATAA
- a CDS encoding uroporphyrinogen-III synthase, whose amino-acid sequence MILITRPKAQARPTKLKLKNMGYKVICYPQLKIEFNQNITLPEVDLYNGLIVTSQNTAQAIKDYAQLKDIHVHVVGEKTAEVLKNYGFKNIASISNDHIELISKIKEELSHLSKLLYLHGDHVAGDIKRKLRQNYIFDNLIVYKSVEIPMSKKILCFLRNKISMVLFYSPRTAALFAKNTVALNFLNISAICISQNTADELSSLYFKEIKIAKLPNENSMLEYIINE is encoded by the coding sequence ATGATTCTAATTACAAGACCAAAAGCGCAAGCAAGGCCAACAAAGCTTAAGCTTAAAAATATGGGTTATAAAGTTATTTGTTATCCTCAACTTAAAATTGAGTTTAATCAAAATATTACTCTACCCGAAGTTGATTTATATAACGGCTTAATTGTTACTAGCCAAAACACCGCTCAAGCTATAAAAGATTACGCTCAACTAAAAGATATTCATGTTCACGTAGTCGGAGAGAAAACCGCTGAAGTTTTAAAAAATTACGGGTTTAAGAATATAGCATCTATCAGCAATGATCATATCGAGTTAATCAGTAAAATTAAAGAAGAGTTGTCGCATTTATCAAAACTTCTTTATCTGCATGGAGACCATGTAGCCGGTGATATAAAAAGAAAGCTAAGGCAAAATTATATTTTTGATAACCTAATAGTTTATAAATCAGTAGAAATCCCTATGTCAAAAAAAATACTTTGCTTTTTAAGAAATAAAATCAGTATGGTACTTTTTTACTCTCCGCGCACTGCCGCCCTATTTGCAAAGAACACCGTTGCTCTAAATTTTTTAAATATAAGCGCGATATGTATTAGCCAAAACACGGCAGATGAGTTATCTTCTCTATACTTTAAAGAGATAAAAATAGCTAAGCTACCGAACGAGAATTCAATGCTGGAATATATTATAAATGAATAA
- a CDS encoding Smr/MutS family protein yields the protein MANEVDDFKLWFSMVKDVKKLNTKAKVATELKPFPKLDPYKAKSLPQIFAPKNSKNLMDLEINNSAGIDYSTNRKIEKGEYAIDGTLDLHGKTQEQAFVTLIGFIEEAYHAQKRLLLVIVGKGKQSENNQGLLKGLVPHWVNHPSLRHLIIGIKTAAPKHGGDGAIYILLKRIRNDSNYKTKSASKANKA from the coding sequence ATGGCAAACGAAGTAGATGATTTCAAGCTCTGGTTTAGTATGGTTAAGGATGTAAAAAAACTTAATACCAAAGCTAAAGTAGCAACTGAACTGAAGCCTTTTCCTAAACTTGACCCTTACAAGGCTAAATCCTTGCCTCAAATCTTTGCTCCGAAAAATAGTAAGAATTTAATGGATTTAGAGATTAATAATAGCGCCGGAATTGATTATTCAACCAACAGAAAAATTGAGAAAGGTGAATATGCTATAGATGGAACCCTCGATCTTCACGGCAAAACTCAAGAACAGGCTTTTGTTACTTTAATCGGATTTATTGAAGAGGCATATCATGCTCAAAAACGATTATTATTAGTTATAGTCGGTAAGGGTAAACAATCGGAGAACAATCAGGGGTTGCTAAAAGGTTTAGTTCCGCATTGGGTTAACCACCCGAGTCTCAGGCATTTGATAATCGGCATTAAGACCGCAGCTCCTAAGCATGGGGGAGACGGTGCAATTTATATATTATTAAAAAGAATAAGAAATGATTCTAATTACAAGACCAAAAGCGCAAGCAAGGCCAACAAAGCTTAA